The Drosophila nasuta strain 15112-1781.00 chromosome 2L, ASM2355853v1, whole genome shotgun sequence genome window below encodes:
- the LOC132787010 gene encoding gustatory receptor for bitter taste 22e-like: MLRAHRSWYRKFVELNLWATLYSSWLLGLFPFVYISRTRRIKRSGWLVGYGIAFNVLLLWLAMHYYEATQSQAKEELFTRNPLAEEINVLHNGLLLLTVFVMYFRNWWMSDELGKILNVLLELHDNHFRRYDTSDCYNFDNYIVYKGVCTMLELISIIWIIFGLSPRYNIGLLVGVLSIMVIQLGVFMVTTHFHICVMFVYRSIWIINRELLQLVNRLTIDRQVTKSSRIPKLFDLYRRLLELNRRIVGVYDYQITLFIVSLLTVNVISIFYILVYVVSLRKAVTFYMFLNFLQALSINISDFWLNIALCDLAVSANRSTAAILKLFNDIPQLDKQLERNLNDFALFSSHRRLTFNHFGMFDVHNAMGFRMVIACTLYMLYLVQFDYVNLMRTST; encoded by the exons ATGCTTCGAGCTCATCGCAGTTGGTACCGGAAATTTGTTGAGCTCAACCTGTGGGCGACACTCTACAGCTCCTGGCTGCTGGGTCTATTTCCGTTCGTCTACATCTCAAGGACGAGACGCATAAAACGCTCCGGCTGGCTAGTTGGCTATGGCATCGCCTTCAATGTGCTGCTCCTCTGGCTGGCAATGCACTACTATGAAGCGACACAGTCACAGGCCAAAGAGGAGCTCTTCACGCGTAATCCATTGGCCGAAGAAATTAATGTGCTGCATAAtggactgctgctgctgaccgTCTTTGTGATGTACTTTCGCAACTGGTGGATGAGTGACGAACTGGGAAAAATACTCAACGTGCTGCTCGAGTTGCATGATAATCATTTTAGACGGTACGACACGAGTGATTGCTACAACTTCGATAACTATATTGTGTACAAGGGAGTTTGCACTATGCTGGAACTCATTTCGATTATTTGGATTATATTTGGTCTAAGTCCCAGGTATAACATTGGCTTACTTGTTGGCGTGCTGAGCATAATGGTCATTCAATTGGGCGTGTTTATGGTCACAACGCACTTCCACATCTGCGTCATGTTTGTCTATCGCTCCATTTGGATAATCAATCGCGAGTTGCTGCAACTAGTGAATCGCTTGACAATCGATCGACAAGTTACGAAATCCTCAAGGATCCCTAAGCTATTCGATCTGTATAGGCGACTGTTGGAACTTAATCGGCGAATAGTTGGCGTCTATGATTATCAAATAACACTGTTCATTGTCTCCCTGCTGACAGTCAACGTTATCTCCATTTTCTACATACTTGTCTATGTGGTTAGCTTGAGAAAAGCGGTTACTTTCTATATGTTCTTAAACTTTCTGCAAGCATTGTCGATAAATATCTCGGACTTTTGGCTAAACATTGCTCTCTGTGACTTGGCAGTTTCCGCGAATCGTTCAACAGCCGCGATATTGAAGCTATTCAATGATATACCTCAACTGGACAAGCAGCTGGAGCGAAAT CTGAATGATTTCGCTTTGTTCTCCAGTCACAGACGGCTGACATTCAATCATTTTGGCATGTTTGATGTGCACAATGCAATGGGATTTCGCATGGTCATCGCTTGTACATTGTATATGCTTTATTTGGTGCAGTTTGATTATGTGAATTTGATGAGAACATCAACATAA